One Gemmatimonadota bacterium genomic region harbors:
- a CDS encoding phosphatidylserine/phosphatidylglycerophosphate/cardiolipin synthase family protein — protein MSGARPRDLAPGAPPILPPLQQSRTYARGLWRIAAADVSAGNAVTLLRNGPATFDAILERIEGARESVDLEQYIFRPDEIGHRVRDALVGAVARGVRVRVLVDWVGRMGTPNSFWDPLRTAGASVRIFHPPGFRSWFGLLPRDHRKLLVVDNRVGITGGIGIGDQWKRGRLSRRSTPWRDTCVEIGGPAAVDMAESFDRMWERAGGRRRLKFREVRVPRATHLDPLRDPPALVGIVEGEPGRLRLSRALQMQALGAERTFWVASAYFAPSWSLAEALSGAARDGVDVRVLVPSRYDHPWLRALLAPYVKRLIGSGVRLWEWRGEMMHAKTTVVDSRWVRVGSTDFNALGVAINYELDAIIEDASVGPGE, from the coding sequence ATGAGTGGGGCCCGGCCGCGCGACCTGGCCCCGGGGGCCCCGCCCATCCTTCCCCCGTTGCAGCAGTCACGCACCTACGCGCGTGGACTCTGGCGGATCGCGGCGGCCGACGTCTCTGCGGGGAACGCGGTCACCCTGCTGCGCAACGGGCCGGCGACCTTCGATGCGATTTTGGAGCGCATCGAGGGCGCACGCGAGTCGGTGGACCTGGAGCAATACATCTTCCGGCCGGACGAGATCGGGCACCGCGTCCGCGATGCGCTGGTGGGCGCGGTCGCCCGTGGCGTGCGTGTCCGTGTCCTCGTCGACTGGGTCGGCCGGATGGGCACCCCCAACAGCTTTTGGGACCCGCTGCGAACCGCTGGGGCATCGGTCCGGATCTTCCACCCGCCGGGCTTTCGCTCGTGGTTCGGGCTGCTCCCCCGCGACCATCGCAAACTCCTGGTGGTGGACAACCGCGTGGGGATCACGGGTGGGATCGGAATCGGGGACCAGTGGAAACGCGGACGCCTCAGTAGGCGTAGCACCCCCTGGCGCGATACCTGTGTGGAGATCGGCGGGCCGGCCGCGGTGGACATGGCCGAGTCGTTCGATCGCATGTGGGAACGTGCAGGCGGCCGTCGCCGCCTCAAGTTCCGTGAGGTGCGGGTGCCGCGTGCGACGCACCTTGACCCGCTCCGCGACCCACCGGCCCTCGTCGGCATCGTGGAGGGGGAGCCGGGGCGGCTGCGCCTCTCGCGCGCGCTGCAAATGCAGGCGTTAGGCGCGGAGCGCACTTTCTGGGTCGCCAGCGCGTACTTCGCGCCGTCCTGGAGCCTGGCCGAAGCACTCTCCGGGGCTGCACGTGACGGCGTCGACGTGCGGGTGCTGGTGCCCAGTCGGTACGATCACCCCTGGCTGCGGGCCCTCCTCGCGCCGTACGTGAAGCGACTCATCGGCAGCGGCGTGCGACTGTGGGAGTGGCGTGGCGAGATGATGCACGCCAAGACGACGGTGGTGGACAGTCGCTGGGTGCGGGTCGGCTCGACCGACTTCAACGCCCTCGGTGTCGCCATCAACTACGAACTCGATGCCATCATCGAGGATGCCAGCGTTGGGCCGGGCGAGTGA
- a CDS encoding outer membrane beta-barrel protein, whose amino-acid sequence MRPLLLPAAALAIVASLPLQGQSAQRWSIQASAIGVSAQGEAYEGLSAGGGIEAQVRLTPSIWSFGAGFQFSTHTVDLGGTDEDVTLTGLFIEPRRIIDLGKNYAPYLSARFSFLQQAIEVPVNGGTVSASASGAQVNGGGGVLFRMSPRVNLDLGATYGLINFGDVELSATGLGTTTIEGTSGSGSNLVLRVGLAIGLGK is encoded by the coding sequence ATGCGCCCTCTCCTGCTGCCCGCCGCCGCCCTCGCGATTGTCGCCTCGCTCCCCCTCCAGGGACAGTCAGCCCAACGTTGGTCGATCCAGGCCTCAGCCATCGGGGTGTCGGCCCAGGGCGAAGCCTATGAGGGGCTCTCGGCCGGCGGAGGCATCGAGGCCCAGGTTCGGCTCACGCCGAGCATCTGGTCCTTTGGTGCAGGGTTCCAGTTCTCGACGCACACTGTCGACCTGGGCGGTACCGATGAAGACGTCACATTGACCGGACTGTTTATCGAGCCGCGGCGGATCATCGACTTGGGCAAGAACTATGCGCCGTATCTCTCTGCTCGCTTCTCGTTCCTCCAGCAGGCGATCGAGGTGCCGGTGAATGGCGGGACCGTTTCCGCATCGGCGAGTGGGGCACAGGTGAACGGGGGTGGCGGCGTGCTCTTCCGGATGTCGCCGCGCGTGAACCTCGACCTTGGGGCCACCTATGGCTTGATCAACTTCGGGGACGTGGAGCTGAGCGCGACGGGGCTCGGGACCACGACCATCGAGGGGACGTCCGGTAGCGGGTCAAACTTGGTGTTGCGTGTTGGCTTGGCGATCGGACTCGGCAAGTAG
- a CDS encoding protein kinase, with protein sequence MSELSPTRWLRIKELFDLALEQPTGERERWVEATTASDPVARRELLSLLAALDHARETLERPAAHLVSELPADLDESSLVGRRVGAYDVVRLIGFGGMGAVYEGVRADGDFDKRVAIKFLRAGNESELALQRFRYERQILASLNHKNIAALLDGGMTSDGQPYFVMEYVDGVPITTYCTARRLGVRARVSLFRQVLSAVQHAHQQLVVHRDLKPGNILVTPDGTVKLLDFGIAKLLREAEGPDQLPMTRGGVRLFTPEYASPEQVRGLALTPASDIYSSGVVLYELLTGRRPTPTEGRLLSEIEVAICTVPPRDRPSRSSRRSRRRSTRAPSHDGGGAWQATWMPSCSPRSPRKAHCATRARSSSTTTCNDGSTDTRSRHAKPGWGTDSASSSGGGPWRSPRASSPWPHSSAASCPPHGRRVLPVSRPKKPPKSTSSWPTCCRQPTRNTRAAT encoded by the coding sequence ATGAGTGAGCTGTCGCCAACCCGGTGGCTCCGGATCAAGGAGCTGTTCGACCTCGCCCTGGAGCAACCAACCGGGGAGCGCGAGCGTTGGGTGGAGGCCACGACGGCGTCCGACCCGGTCGCCCGGCGCGAACTCCTGTCGCTCCTTGCTGCCCTGGACCACGCGCGAGAGACCCTGGAGCGCCCGGCCGCGCACCTGGTGTCCGAGCTCCCGGCGGACCTCGACGAATCGTCGCTCGTGGGTCGTCGCGTGGGGGCCTACGACGTGGTGCGACTCATCGGGTTCGGTGGGATGGGGGCCGTGTACGAGGGTGTTCGTGCTGACGGCGACTTTGACAAGCGCGTCGCCATCAAGTTCCTGCGCGCCGGGAATGAATCCGAGCTGGCCCTGCAGCGGTTTCGCTATGAGCGCCAAATCCTGGCCTCCCTGAACCACAAGAACATCGCCGCACTGTTGGACGGCGGCATGACGAGCGACGGTCAGCCGTACTTCGTGATGGAATACGTGGACGGCGTGCCGATCACCACGTATTGCACCGCCCGTCGATTGGGGGTGCGAGCGCGCGTGAGCCTGTTTCGACAGGTCTTGTCCGCAGTGCAGCACGCCCACCAACAGTTGGTGGTGCACCGCGACCTCAAACCGGGGAACATCCTGGTCACCCCGGACGGGACGGTGAAGCTCCTCGACTTCGGGATCGCCAAGCTGCTGCGCGAGGCCGAGGGTCCGGACCAGCTCCCGATGACGCGAGGCGGGGTGCGACTCTTTACCCCGGAGTACGCGAGCCCGGAGCAGGTGCGCGGGCTTGCGCTCACGCCGGCCAGTGACATCTACTCGTCCGGTGTCGTGCTGTACGAACTACTGACCGGTCGGCGCCCGACACCTACCGAGGGAAGGCTCCTGTCGGAGATCGAGGTCGCGATCTGCACGGTGCCCCCACGCGACCGTCCGTCGCGCTCGTCCCGGAGGTCGCGGCGACGTTCGACGAGGGCACCGTCGCACGATGGCGGCGGCGCGTGGCAGGCGACCTGGATGCCATCTTGCTCACCGCGCTCGCCAAGGAAAGCCCACTGCGCTACGCGAGCGCGGAGCAGTTCAACCACGACGTGCAACGATGGCTCGACGGACACCCGGTCGAGGCACGCAAAGCCTGGTTGGGGTACCGACTCGGCAAGTTCATCCGGCGGCGGCCCGTGGAGGTCGCCGCGAGCGTCCTCGCCGTGGCCGCACTCGTCGGCGGCATCGTGTCCACCTCACGGCAGGCGCGTATTGCCCGTCTCGAGGCCGAAAAAGCCTCCGAAGTCAACCAGTTCATGGCCGACATGCTGTCGGCAGCCGACCCGGAATACCAGGGCCGCGACGTGA
- a CDS encoding amidohydrolase family protein: MMQACVRRSRQVATVMFLVCAARATSQTVAITGGTVIDGTGRPPLADATVLIRDGRIAAVGPSRTTPVPANVRTVDARGRFVIPGLMDANLHLYLNGDLESLIALEGRYHEVVIEGAQIALKAGMTTVFDTWGPRAPLVRARDMINRGDVPGSRIFLAGNIIGFGGPLSPDFRGASAAHVSKAFAKRTNETWEQGTGRELLWMPPDTLRASIRKYAALDLDFLKYGGSGHVDMNFLSFSERQQRAIVEEGHRAGKTVQAHVTSPESVDLAVEAGVDILTHGDISGPVYPIPIETLRKIKAKGVAVSVLAVTRRHLDAMAKHTPNGVLVPYHKIAAINIRNMVREGITLMVSTDAGVAHPVFGAESPNLAADTVDSRVTLGEGHFNALVGLEEAGLAPQEILKAATSNIARAYKVDRDLGTLEAGKAGDLVILDANPLDGARNYRKIAGVIKGGVAVARDRLPLAPVISNQRPSGQRP, translated from the coding sequence ATGATGCAGGCGTGTGTGCGACGGTCGCGACAGGTCGCAACCGTGATGTTCCTGGTGTGCGCCGCGCGGGCCACGTCCCAGACCGTGGCCATCACCGGCGGCACCGTGATCGACGGTACCGGTCGCCCCCCGCTCGCGGACGCCACGGTCCTCATCCGCGACGGGCGCATCGCGGCCGTGGGACCGTCGCGCACCACGCCAGTCCCGGCCAACGTCCGCACGGTCGACGCCCGCGGAAGGTTCGTGATCCCCGGGCTCATGGACGCGAACCTGCACCTGTACCTCAACGGTGACCTGGAGTCGCTCATCGCGCTCGAGGGTCGTTACCACGAGGTGGTCATTGAGGGGGCGCAAATCGCCCTCAAAGCCGGGATGACGACGGTGTTCGACACGTGGGGCCCCCGTGCCCCGCTCGTTCGCGCGCGCGACATGATCAACCGTGGTGACGTTCCGGGAAGCCGCATCTTCCTCGCCGGGAACATCATCGGTTTCGGCGGCCCACTCAGCCCGGACTTTCGCGGCGCGTCGGCCGCGCACGTGAGCAAGGCGTTCGCCAAGCGGACGAATGAGACCTGGGAACAAGGGACAGGGCGTGAGCTGCTCTGGATGCCGCCAGACACGCTGCGTGCGTCGATCCGGAAGTACGCGGCGCTCGACCTCGACTTTCTCAAGTACGGCGGCAGCGGGCATGTCGACATGAACTTCCTGTCGTTCAGCGAACGACAGCAGCGTGCAATCGTCGAGGAAGGGCATCGGGCCGGAAAGACCGTGCAGGCACACGTCACCTCACCGGAGTCGGTAGACCTCGCCGTCGAGGCCGGGGTCGACATCCTCACGCATGGTGACATCTCGGGCCCCGTCTACCCGATCCCCATCGAGACGTTGCGCAAGATCAAGGCGAAGGGGGTTGCGGTCTCCGTCCTGGCCGTCACCCGGCGGCACCTGGACGCGATGGCCAAGCACACCCCGAACGGCGTCCTGGTGCCCTACCACAAGATTGCAGCGATCAACATCCGCAACATGGTGCGCGAGGGGATCACCCTGATGGTCTCCACCGATGCCGGCGTCGCGCACCCCGTCTTCGGTGCGGAGTCCCCCAACCTCGCGGCCGACACGGTCGATTCCCGCGTGACGCTTGGCGAGGGACACTTCAATGCCCTCGTCGGCCTCGAAGAGGCCGGGCTCGCGCCACAGGAGATCCTCAAGGCGGCGACCAGCAACATCGCCCGCGCCTACAAGGTGGACCGCGACCTCGGCACGCTCGAAGCGGGCAAGGCGGGCGATCTCGTCATTCTGGACGCGAATCCGCTCGACGGGGCGCGGAACTACCGGAAGATTGCCGGCGTCATCAAGGGCGGCGTCGCCGTGGCACGCGATCGCCTGCCGCTGGCGCCGGTGATCAGCAACCAACGCCCGTCAGGCCAGCGGCCCTGA
- a CDS encoding trypsin-like peptidase domain-containing protein, translating into MDRVILRHLKGSKASQQEEFPLAQFAELILGRDPTATVRFDPEKDDLVGRQHARIARDAADPMRFKVVDLNSRNGTFLNKLRVVGEMALQPGDVIQLGAGGPEIQFDLDPLPAQYVKATRLGVTAPAGMETRVGATAPVGGAPAPAGGIGKATVERMITETKAQANRKLQIGGGLGVAAIAALMAWQAFNNNTNDEEQRRREQALADSLARIGGAAVSSIDSLRGELGKNMTPAEIAAKYSGSTVAVDFSWNLIYGPTGAQVFHRWIPNQLKLRNGSTVPILQGAGNMVPTYVAVGGDALEPFLTLNSQGSSPIAVSSSGSGFVVTSNGFILTNRHVASNWRAPYRMDASMRGVLVDNSGDIVFDQQGQWTIVNPPARWIPSETKQTGPKNEIDVFRGRQEYLYVRFPKNTNPVEATVARVSDQHDVALIKIETPSSLEPVTMFDNYKTIQVGDQVTVIGYPGISDQVVAVVKSKDTFNRDAQLRTVPDPTLSVGNIGKILRAADGASSDAYATYAPNGDRYQLTINSTGGGNSGGPMFDNQGRVTGIFFAAKVGDAHVSFSVPIQFGMQLMSVAPNTR; encoded by the coding sequence ATGGACCGCGTCATCCTTCGTCACCTCAAGGGCTCCAAGGCAAGCCAGCAGGAAGAATTTCCCCTCGCCCAGTTCGCCGAGCTGATCCTGGGCCGCGATCCAACGGCCACCGTGCGCTTCGACCCCGAGAAGGATGACCTTGTGGGGCGGCAGCACGCCCGTATCGCCCGCGACGCCGCGGACCCGATGCGCTTCAAGGTCGTCGACCTGAACAGCCGGAACGGCACCTTCCTCAACAAGCTGCGCGTCGTTGGCGAGATGGCGTTGCAACCGGGCGACGTGATCCAGCTCGGCGCCGGTGGCCCGGAGATCCAGTTCGACCTGGACCCGCTGCCGGCCCAATACGTCAAGGCCACGCGGTTGGGGGTGACGGCCCCCGCGGGTATGGAGACGCGCGTCGGCGCCACCGCGCCCGTGGGTGGCGCACCCGCGCCCGCAGGTGGCATCGGCAAGGCGACGGTGGAGCGGATGATCACCGAGACGAAGGCGCAAGCCAACCGCAAGCTGCAGATCGGCGGCGGCCTCGGGGTCGCGGCGATTGCCGCCTTGATGGCGTGGCAGGCGTTCAACAACAACACCAACGACGAGGAACAGCGGCGTCGTGAGCAGGCGCTCGCGGACAGCCTCGCGCGCATTGGGGGCGCCGCCGTCTCGAGCATCGACTCGCTTCGAGGCGAACTTGGCAAGAACATGACCCCCGCCGAGATCGCGGCGAAGTACTCGGGCTCGACCGTGGCTGTCGACTTCAGCTGGAACCTGATCTACGGCCCCACCGGGGCACAGGTCTTCCACCGGTGGATTCCCAACCAGCTCAAGCTGCGCAACGGGAGCACCGTGCCCATCCTGCAGGGCGCGGGCAATATGGTTCCCACTTATGTGGCCGTGGGCGGTGATGCCCTCGAACCGTTCCTCACCCTGAATTCCCAGGGGAGTTCGCCCATCGCCGTGAGCTCGTCGGGGTCCGGCTTCGTCGTCACCAGCAACGGCTTCATCCTGACGAACCGGCACGTGGCCTCAAATTGGCGGGCGCCGTACCGCATGGATGCATCGATGCGCGGCGTGCTCGTGGACAACAGCGGCGACATTGTCTTCGACCAGCAAGGCCAATGGACGATCGTGAACCCGCCCGCGCGGTGGATCCCGTCGGAAACCAAGCAGACCGGTCCGAAGAACGAGATCGACGTGTTCCGCGGCCGGCAGGAATACCTGTACGTCCGGTTCCCGAAGAACACCAACCCGGTGGAGGCCACCGTCGCTCGCGTGAGCGACCAGCACGACGTCGCATTGATCAAGATCGAGACGCCCTCGTCGCTGGAGCCGGTGACGATGTTCGACAACTACAAGACCATCCAGGTCGGGGACCAGGTGACGGTGATCGGCTACCCCGGCATCTCGGACCAGGTGGTGGCGGTGGTCAAGTCGAAGGACACGTTCAACCGCGACGCGCAGCTGCGCACCGTGCCGGACCCGACGCTGTCCGTGGGCAACATCGGCAAGATCCTGCGCGCGGCCGACGGCGCCAGCTCGGATGCCTACGCCACGTATGCGCCCAACGGAGACCGCTACCAGTTGACCATCAACTCCACCGGCGGCGGGAACAGCGGCGGGCCGATGTTCGACAACCAGGGCCGCGTCACCGGCATCTTCTTCGCGGCCAAGGTGGGTGACGCCCACGTGAGCTTCTCGGTACCGATCCAGTTCGGGATGCAGCTCATGTCGGTCGCCCCGAACACCCGTTAG
- a CDS encoding threonine/serine exporter family protein yields the protein MHSLTALYETPAAIAASTEEGAVRCITLAARAYAAVDEVPDRIESGIADLATALGFHADCNATGTGIFLTISRGERQWTEVIRVYLPGPDYAKAVALHRLLARVRAGDLTPDEGAQRLAQLLAWRSSRPAWRDVLASALLSASAALLLRAQWPELLLAVVLGLAVGAALTFIGSRPHLGPLGPVSMAALASAIAFSAEDVGLKGVRPMPLLIAGLVIFLPGWRLTIAMTELAQGHWTSGAGRFLAAITTLLLLIVGVVVGQQAVQSTDGLALATFGAVPTWVRVLSPLLAALAMTELFRARRRDTLSISIICVVTSIAAWLGGQWLGSTASAFIGAFTAMAVGALIARRRHLPYPVLQQPATVLLVPGSIGFMSMGSLVNRNVNTAVQTGFQMLFVALTLALGAMVAQVALRPITHADEGTTE from the coding sequence GTGCACTCCCTCACCGCCCTCTACGAAACGCCTGCCGCCATCGCGGCCTCCACGGAAGAGGGTGCCGTCCGCTGCATCACCCTCGCGGCGAGGGCCTATGCGGCGGTCGACGAAGTGCCGGATCGCATCGAGTCCGGGATCGCCGACCTGGCCACGGCACTGGGCTTTCACGCGGACTGTAATGCCACGGGCACCGGGATCTTCCTCACGATCTCCCGCGGCGAGCGGCAGTGGACCGAAGTCATCCGCGTGTACCTGCCGGGGCCGGATTACGCGAAGGCGGTCGCGCTCCACCGCCTGTTGGCCAGAGTTCGCGCCGGCGACCTGACCCCCGATGAAGGCGCGCAGCGCCTGGCGCAGCTCCTCGCCTGGCGTTCGTCGCGACCCGCGTGGCGTGACGTGCTGGCGAGTGCCCTGCTGAGTGCCTCCGCCGCCCTGCTCCTGCGCGCCCAATGGCCCGAGTTATTGCTGGCCGTGGTCCTCGGGCTCGCGGTGGGCGCGGCGCTCACATTCATCGGGTCACGGCCGCACCTTGGCCCGTTGGGCCCGGTCAGCATGGCGGCGCTCGCTTCGGCGATTGCGTTTTCTGCCGAGGACGTGGGCCTGAAAGGGGTGCGCCCGATGCCACTGCTGATTGCCGGGCTGGTCATCTTCCTCCCCGGCTGGCGTCTGACGATCGCGATGACCGAACTTGCGCAAGGGCACTGGACGTCCGGCGCGGGTCGGTTTCTCGCGGCGATCACCACGTTGCTGCTGTTAATCGTTGGCGTCGTGGTCGGGCAGCAGGCGGTGCAATCGACGGACGGACTCGCCCTGGCGACCTTTGGTGCGGTGCCCACCTGGGTGCGCGTGTTGTCGCCCTTGCTCGCGGCGCTGGCGATGACCGAGCTGTTTCGGGCGCGACGGCGTGATACGCTGTCGATCAGCATCATCTGCGTGGTGACCTCGATCGCGGCCTGGCTCGGCGGCCAGTGGCTCGGCTCCACGGCCTCCGCCTTCATTGGCGCGTTTACGGCGATGGCGGTCGGGGCGCTGATCGCCCGACGCCGCCACCTGCCCTACCCTGTGCTGCAACAGCCGGCGACGGTGCTCCTGGTCCCCGGGTCGATCGGGTTCATGAGCATGGGTTCGCTGGTGAACCGCAACGTGAACACGGCGGTGCAGACCGGGTTCCAGATGTTGTTCGTGGCGCTGACGCTCGCGTTAGGCGCGATGGTCGCCCAGGTGGCCCTGCGCCCGATCACGCATGCCGATGAGGGGACGACCGAATGA
- a CDS encoding serine/threonine protein kinase, translating to MPAGTLRPTTLGPYRVVDFLGAGGMGEVYRATHTATGRVAAVKVLTRANTPTMRERFRNEGRIQASLQHPHIVTLYDLFEVDGLPCLAMEYVAGESLDAIAQRGSIPVPQALAWFAQVADAVAYIHERGVIHRDLKTSNIRIDEQGRVRLLDFGIAKSGDSPKLTTDGSVVGTLLALAPEQVRGESATPASDLWALGIVLYEMVTGRTPFAADSITGVMDRILKGTYPPPERPDVPAQVAALIARCLRVDPSQRPRSATELRDAAQEMLRGSAAPRQAADRPRLLLRVAQAAAGVAVVALAFTVWPRASGRDAPPPPADTTTLTADTARTLPPAGVRLRQVTINVFGETPADVYRDGIRIGTTPARFEAPLGTWVSVSLRRAGYEPLERRFQVHDGANEYTETLRASSTPPPPSPER from the coding sequence ATGCCCGCCGGCACCCTGCGCCCTACCACCCTCGGCCCGTACCGGGTCGTGGACTTCCTGGGGGCCGGCGGCATGGGAGAGGTGTACCGTGCGACGCACACCGCCACCGGACGCGTCGCGGCGGTGAAGGTGCTGACGCGGGCCAACACCCCCACGATGCGGGAACGCTTCCGCAACGAAGGACGCATCCAGGCGTCCCTGCAGCACCCGCACATTGTCACGCTGTACGACCTGTTCGAGGTGGATGGACTGCCGTGCCTGGCCATGGAGTACGTGGCCGGTGAATCGCTGGATGCCATCGCCCAGCGCGGGTCGATCCCGGTGCCGCAGGCGCTCGCCTGGTTCGCGCAGGTCGCCGATGCCGTGGCCTACATCCACGAGCGCGGCGTCATCCACCGGGACCTCAAGACCAGCAACATCCGGATCGACGAGCAGGGCCGCGTCCGCCTGCTCGACTTCGGGATCGCCAAGTCCGGCGACTCACCCAAACTGACGACAGATGGCAGTGTCGTCGGAACCTTGCTCGCCCTGGCACCGGAACAGGTCCGCGGGGAGTCCGCCACACCAGCCTCCGACCTCTGGGCGCTCGGCATCGTGCTCTACGAGATGGTCACGGGGCGCACCCCATTCGCCGCCGACTCCATCACCGGGGTGATGGACCGGATTCTCAAGGGAACATACCCGCCGCCCGAACGACCCGACGTCCCGGCGCAGGTGGCCGCCCTGATCGCACGTTGCCTGCGCGTCGACCCCAGCCAGCGCCCGCGCAGTGCCACCGAGCTGCGGGACGCGGCGCAGGAGATGCTCCGAGGAAGCGCTGCGCCCCGCCAAGCGGCCGATCGCCCGCGCCTCCTTCTGCGGGTGGCACAGGCCGCAGCCGGCGTGGCCGTCGTCGCCCTGGCGTTCACCGTGTGGCCGCGAGCATCTGGCCGCGACGCACCGCCCCCCCCGGCAGACACCACCACGCTCACGGCAGACACGGCGCGTACACTGCCCCCCGCGGGCGTACGCCTGCGACAGGTTACGATCAACGTCTTTGGCGAGACGCCCGCCGACGTGTACCGCGACGGGATACGGATTGGCACGACCCCCGCCCGCTTCGAGGCACCGCTGGGCACCTGGGTGAGCGTGTCGTTGCGCCGGGCAGGCTACGAACCGTTGGAGCGCCGGTTCCAGGTGCACGACGGGGCCAACGAATACACGGAAACCCTGCGCGCGTCCAGCACGCCGCCCCCGCCCTCTCCGGAGCGTTAG
- a CDS encoding sigma-70 family RNA polymerase sigma factor has product MAGRGEVGSGWRSPPQAHPTGATAHARDLHKIRGHRIEELAPTSHPRPVSSPATPSPRTSHDVTRLLHALQQGEEGAADRLIPLVYAELHDLAAHYMRGERDGHTLQPTALVNEAYLRLVDSRGSSWQDRAHFYGVAAQAMRRILVDHARRKGAAKREGGQRVTLEEAGLGTEGDASSRALDLVALDLALEKLATIEGRYARVVELRFFGGLEIEQIAEVMGTSPATVKRDWTFAKAFLQRELDG; this is encoded by the coding sequence ATGGCGGGCAGGGGCGAGGTCGGGAGTGGATGGCGGTCTCCTCCACAGGCGCACCCAACCGGGGCGACGGCTCACGCACGAGACTTGCACAAGATCAGGGGACATCGTATTGAAGAGCTCGCCCCGACCTCCCACCCCCGCCCGGTGTCGTCTCCGGCCACCCCATCCCCCCGCACCTCGCACGATGTCACGCGGCTTCTCCACGCCCTCCAGCAGGGTGAAGAAGGGGCCGCCGACCGCCTGATCCCCCTGGTGTACGCGGAGCTGCACGACCTGGCCGCCCACTACATGCGTGGGGAACGCGACGGACATACGCTGCAGCCGACGGCTCTGGTCAACGAGGCCTACCTGCGCCTCGTCGACAGCCGCGGCTCATCGTGGCAGGACCGCGCGCACTTCTATGGCGTGGCCGCCCAGGCGATGCGACGCATCCTCGTCGATCATGCCAGGCGCAAGGGAGCGGCAAAGCGAGAAGGCGGACAGCGGGTCACCCTAGAGGAGGCTGGGTTGGGCACCGAAGGTGACGCGTCCAGCCGCGCACTGGATCTGGTGGCCCTGGATCTCGCCCTCGAGAAACTCGCGACCATAGAAGGTCGATATGCGCGGGTCGTGGAACTGCGGTTCTTCGGCGGGTTGGAGATCGAGCAGATCGCCGAGGTCATGGGGACGTCGCCCGCGACCGTCAAGCGGGACTGGACGTTTGCGAAGGCGTTCCTGCAGCGCGAACTGGACGGCTGA